The following DNA comes from Streptomyces pristinaespiralis.
CCTTCGACCTCGACGCCAGCGCGCTGCTCTGCCAGAGCGGACGGGTCCTCGGCGACGAGTGGTTCGTCTTCTACAACCAGCTCAAGAGCCCGGACGGTTCCGTCGAGCACACCGGTGACAACCTCACCGGTGAGGGTGACGGCGACGACGAGTCCCTCCTGGTCGACCTCGCCAAGGTGCCGGCCAACGTGGACAAGATCATCTTCCCGGTCTCCATCCATGACGCGGACAACCGCGGCCAGACCTTCGGCCAGGTCAGCAACGCCTTCATCCGTGTCGTCAACCAGGCCGACGGGCAGGAACTGGCCCGCTACGACCTCAGCGAGGACGCGTCCACGGAGACCGCGATGATCTTCGGCGAGCTCTACCGTTACGGCGGCGAGTGGAAGTTCCGGGCCGTGGGGCAGGGGTACGCGTCAGGGCTGCGGGGCATCGCTCTAGACTTCGGGGTCAACG
Coding sequences within:
- a CDS encoding TerD family protein, yielding MGVTLAKGGNVSLSKAAPNLTQVLVGLGWDARSTTGAPFDLDASALLCQSGRVLGDEWFVFYNQLKSPDGSVEHTGDNLTGEGDGDDESLLVDLAKVPANVDKIIFPVSIHDADNRGQTFGQVSNAFIRVVNQADGQELARYDLSEDASTETAMIFGELYRYGGEWKFRAVGQGYASGLRGIALDFGVNVS